In Rhodococcus rhodochrous, a single genomic region encodes these proteins:
- the mftC gene encoding mycofactocin radical SAM maturase (MftC is a radical SAM/SPASM enzyme that catalyzes the first two steps in biosynthesis of the electron carrier mycofactocin from the terminal Val-Tyr dipeptide of the precursor peptide MftA.) has translation MTSLLEPPTTSAPPKVGRLVDQFEKGLDAPICLTWELTYACNLSCVHCLSSSGKRDPRELSTEQCKAIIDELQRMQVFYVNIGGGEPTVRSDFWELVDYATEHQVGVKFSTNGVRIDKKVAARLAASDYVDVQISLDGATAEVNDAVRGPGSFAMAVRALENLSEAGFRDAKISVVVTRQNVDQLDEFKALADRYGATLRITRLRPSGRAVDVWDDLHPTHEQQRQLYDWLVAHGEGVLTGDSFFHLSAFGGEGGGSLPGLNLCGAGRVVCLIDPVGDVYACPFAIHENFHAGNILTDGGFASVWKNSELFRELREPQSAGACASCNFFDACRGGCMAAKFFTGLPMDGPDPECVQGYGQSALEAERTVPQSSVDHSRTGKRAERRTPAAPVPLTLLTKPPAKFCDENPLAGL, from the coding sequence ATGACCTCGCTGCTCGAACCGCCCACCACCTCCGCCCCGCCGAAGGTCGGCCGCCTCGTCGACCAGTTCGAGAAGGGCCTCGACGCCCCGATCTGCCTGACCTGGGAACTCACCTACGCCTGCAACCTCTCGTGTGTGCACTGCCTGTCCTCGTCGGGCAAGCGCGACCCACGCGAACTGTCGACCGAACAGTGCAAGGCGATCATCGACGAGCTGCAACGCATGCAGGTCTTCTACGTCAACATCGGTGGCGGCGAACCCACCGTGCGATCCGACTTCTGGGAACTCGTCGACTACGCCACCGAACACCAGGTGGGCGTGAAGTTCTCGACCAACGGTGTGCGCATCGACAAGAAGGTCGCCGCCCGGCTGGCCGCCTCCGACTACGTCGACGTGCAGATCTCCCTCGACGGCGCCACCGCCGAGGTCAACGACGCCGTGCGCGGGCCGGGTTCGTTCGCGATGGCCGTGCGCGCGCTGGAGAACCTGTCCGAGGCCGGTTTCCGCGACGCGAAGATCTCCGTCGTCGTCACCCGCCAGAACGTCGACCAGCTCGACGAATTCAAGGCTCTCGCCGACCGTTACGGCGCGACCCTGCGCATCACGCGACTGCGCCCGTCCGGCCGCGCCGTGGACGTGTGGGACGACCTGCATCCCACCCACGAGCAGCAACGGCAGCTCTACGACTGGCTCGTCGCCCACGGCGAGGGCGTGCTCACCGGCGACTCGTTCTTCCACCTGTCCGCCTTCGGCGGCGAGGGCGGCGGCTCGCTGCCCGGACTGAACCTGTGCGGCGCGGGACGCGTGGTGTGCCTGATCGACCCGGTCGGCGACGTCTACGCGTGTCCCTTCGCGATCCACGAGAACTTCCACGCCGGGAACATCCTCACCGACGGTGGTTTCGCGTCGGTGTGGAAGAACTCCGAGCTGTTCCGCGAACTGCGCGAACCGCAGTCCGCCGGTGCGTGCGCCTCGTGCAACTTCTTCGACGCGTGCCGCGGCGGTTGCATGGCCGCGAAGTTCTTCACCGGCCTGCCGATGGACGGCCCCGATCCCGAATGCGTGCAGGGCTACGGGCAGTCCGCGCTCGAAGCCGAGCGCACCGTGCCGCAGTCGAGCGTCGACCACTCGCGCACCGGCAAGCGCGCCGAACGGCGCACCCCGGCCGCACCGGTACCGCTGACTCTGCTCACCAAGCCCCCCGCCAAGTTCTGCGACGAGAATCCGCTCGCAGGGCTCTAG
- the mftB gene encoding mycofactocin biosynthesis chaperone MftB (MftB, a small protein, is a peptide chaperone that assists the radical SAM enzyme MftC in performing two modifications to the C-terminal Val-Tyr dipeptide of the mycofactocin precursor peptide, MftA. MftB's role is analogous to the role of PqqD in the biosynthesis of PQQ, a cofactor that derives entirely from a Tyr and a Glu in the precursor PqqA.), with protein sequence MTAPGATDVSPVAMDTEMFDPGAGWRLHPQVALRPEPFGALLYHFGTRKLSFLKNTVIVDVVRSLGDHGSVREALRAHGIDESAERPYVRALGTLADSHMIVPA encoded by the coding sequence ATGACCGCGCCCGGAGCCACCGATGTGTCCCCCGTAGCAATGGACACCGAGATGTTCGATCCGGGTGCCGGCTGGCGGCTCCACCCGCAGGTAGCGCTTCGCCCCGAGCCGTTCGGGGCGTTGCTCTACCACTTCGGCACCCGCAAGTTGTCGTTCCTGAAGAACACCGTCATCGTCGACGTCGTCCGATCCCTCGGCGACCACGGGTCGGTGCGAGAAGCGTTGCGAGCGCACGGGATCGATGAGAGTGCCGAGCGCCCCTACGTGCGCGCCCTGGGCACCCTGGCCGACTCGCACATGATCGTTCCTGCCTGA